One Homo sapiens chromosome 3, GRCh38.p14 Primary Assembly genomic window carries:
- the TM4SF18 gene encoding transmembrane 4 L6 family member 18, protein MGSRKCGGCLSCLLIPLALWSIIVNILLYFPNGQTSYASSNKLTNYVWYFEGICFSGIMMLIVTTVLLVLENNNNYKCCQSENCSKKYVTLLSIIFSSLGIAFSGYCLVISALGLVQGPYCRTLDGWEYAFEGTAGRFLTDSSIWIQCLEPAHVVEWNIILFSILITLSGLQVIICLIRVVMQLSKILCGSYSVIFQPGII, encoded by the exons ATGGGGTCTCGGAAGTGTGGAGGCTGCCTAAGTTGTTTGCTGATTCCGCTTGCACTTTGGAGTATAATCGTGAACATATTATTGTATTTCCCGAATGGGCAAACTTCCTATGCATCCAGCAATAAACTCACCAACTACGTGTGGTATTTTGAAGGAATCTGTTTCTCAGGCATCATG ATGCTTATAGTAACAACAGTTCTTCTGGTACTGGAGAATAATAACAACTATAAATGTTGCCAGAGTGAAAACTGCAGCAAAAAATATGTG ACACTGCTGTCAATTATCTTTTCTTCCCTCGGAATTGCTTTTTCTGGATACTGCCTGGTCATCTCTGCCTTGGGTCTTGTCCAAGGGCCATATTGCCGCACCCTTGATGGCTGGGAGTATGCTTTTGAAGGCACTGCTGGACG TTTCCTTACAGATTCTAGCATATGGATTCAGTGCCTGGAACCTGCACATGTTGTGGAGTGgaacatcattttattttccattctcaTAACCCTCAGTGGGCTTCAAGTGATCATCTGCCTCATCAGAGTAGTCATGCAACTATCCAAGATACTGTGTGGAAGCTATTCAGTGATCTTCCAG CCTGGAATCATTTGA